One genomic segment of Podarcis raffonei isolate rPodRaf1 chromosome 7, rPodRaf1.pri, whole genome shotgun sequence includes these proteins:
- the LOC128416929 gene encoding epiplakin-like, which translates to MPQDKHLPKGGTDAAPIVQVREEPRWPFPCATDLSEDHVIAGILKEPGKERLSIRQAMHRGLLTHGTGLALLEHQAVSGYIVDFTNNRLLSVRDAKNAGLVDREHFNTLLIAEKAVTGYTDPFSGSKISLFQAMKKGLLIKDHGIRLLEAQVATGGLIHPMHSHRLPVEVAYKWGYLDAEIFHLVSNPANHTRRCFDPNARDNLTYLQLLPRCFPDPVTGLLMFQVMDKGSVHVDENLRRCLKSATAQVHVGLFQGEEVSIWDLLFSRYIPRHKRQELLRQYKAGTITLEEITQTLKTIVTEVEARSNPGCVKKQRATQTTAFPEAEKSKRTSERDEMVKALKSRVVKVPAGELCGRKVSVWDLLHSKYIPKGKRKEILKLYRMGILNMEQIETVVTAIVAKIEEEKAKGLGQVTGMAKGEGDRADHQERQLKQSLQLVRIPVTFGEFKGQSVPVLDLLYSKYFSQEKRQELMELYRTGVLSPGQMTLAVSETLERAEASKKKFSIRVKSRSRESSGTKEAKEAKEAKAADPSPNKQSDDVLKAKMVTLPAGEFRGQQVSVWDLLFSHYITRDKQEELLRKYRDGQFSAEDLSSMLTILASLHDLFYTLEQTAAKAPAQEAASSPATSLEEDDEEEDDDDDAGDDDDDDDEGQDEKDKVLKSRMVEVPVGEFRGRKVSVWDLLHSKYFPEKKRKEVLKLYRIGILSADQMEKVVTGIVTRVGEEKSGEGRRASISSQGAGAPSEGRSAGFPQDSPSDRTVEVLTFEFPLGEFQGRRISMWDLLFSTYISEAKRQDLLVRYITGALSSQEMVSILSALVVEAHRQRSSSSIPHLFGLLHPEASYMMFGPSQAQSGSVHDLLQSHEQEAPKAGRVTYSEITMTTTVVHGPEQKQE; encoded by the coding sequence ATGCCACAGGACAAGCACCTTCCCAAGGGGGGCACGGACGCAGCCCCAATAGTCCAAGTCCGCGAAGAGCCACGCTGGCCCTTTCCGTGTGCGACCGACCTGAGTGAGGACCATGTCATTGCGGGCATCCTCAAGGAgcctggcaaggagaggctgagCATCCGGCAAGCCATGCACCGAGGCCTCCTGACCCACGGGACAGGCCTGGCTCTGCTGGAGCACCAGGCCGTCTCAGGCTACATCGTGGACTTTACAAACAACCGGCTGCTGTCTGTGAGGGATGCCAAGAACGCTGGCCTGGTCGACCGAGAGCATTTCAACACTCTCCTCATTGCAGAGAAGGCCGTGACAGGCTACACTGACCCCTTCTCCGGGAGCAAAATCTCCCTCTTCCAGGCCATGAAGAAAGGCCTGCTCATCAAGGACCACGGCATCCGCCTGCTAGAGGCTCAGGTTGCTACGGGGGGCCTCATCCACCCCATGCACAGCCACCGCCTCCCTGTAGAGGTGGCCTACAAGTGGGGCTACTTGGATGCGGAGATCTTCCACCTGGTCTCCAACCCTGCCAACCACACGAGAAGGTGCTTTGACCCCAACGCCCGTGACAACCTCACATACCTGCAGCTCCTGCCCAGGTGCTTTCCTGACCCTGTCACTGGGCTGCTGATGTTTCAGGTGATGGATAAAGGGTCTGTCCATGTGGACGAGAATCTGCGGAGGTGCCTGAAGTCTGCCACGGCCCAAGTCCATGTGGGGCTTTTCCAGGGCGAAGAGGTCTCCATCTgggacctcctcttctccaggtacATCCCCCGGCACAAGAGGCAGGAGCTGCTGAGGCAGTACAAAGCAGGCACCATCACCCTTGAGGAGATCACCCAGACCCTCAAGACCATCGTCACCGAGGTGGAGGCCAGAAGCAACCctggctgtgtgaagaagcaaagAGCCACCCAGACAACAGCGTTTCCGGAGGCAGAGAAGAGCAAGCGGACTTCTGAGCGGGACGAGATGGTGAAGGCGCTCAAGTCCAGGGTGGTCAAGGTGCCTGCTGGGGAGCTCTGTGGGAGGAAGGTCTCTGTGTGGGACTTGCTCCACTCCAAGTACATTCCCaaggggaagaggaaagagatCCTGAAGCTGTACAGGATGGGCATCCTCAACATGGAGCAAATTGAGACGGTGGTCACTGCCATTGTGGCCAAAATAGAGGAGGAGAAAGCCAAAGGGCTGGGTCAGGTGACTGGCATGGCAAAGGGCGAAGGGGACAGAGCCGACCACCAGGAGAGGCAACTGAAGCAATCTTTACAGTTGGTGCGTATCCCtgtgacctttggagagtttaaAGGGCAAAGTGTCCCTGTGCTGGACCTTCTCTATTCTAAATATTTCTCCCAGGAGAAAAGACAGGAGCTGATGGAGCTGTACAGGACAGGGGTGCTCAGCCCTGGACAAATGACACTGGCTGTTAGTGAGACCTTGGAAAGAGCAGAAGCCAGCAAGAAGAAGTTCTCCATCAGAGTGAAAAGTCGGAGCCGAGAGTCATCAGGAACCAAGGAGGCCAAGGAAGCCAAGGAGGCCAAGGCTGCGGACCCCTCGCCCAACAAGCAATCGGATGATGTGCTGAAGGCCAAAATGGTCACTTTGCCTGCCGGAGAGTTCCGGGGCCAGCAGGTCTCCGTGTGGGACCTCCTTTTCTCTCACTACATCACAAGAGACAAGCAGGAAGAGCTCCTGAGGAAGTACAGAGATGGCCAGTTCAGTGCTGAGGATCTCTCCTCCATGCTCACCATCCTGGCTTCGCTGCACGACCTCTTCTACACTCTGGAACAAACGGCAGCAAAGGCCCCGGCCCAGGAGGCAGCCTCTTCCCCAGCAACATCACTTGAGGAAGACGACGAGGAGgaagatgacgatgatgatgctGGTGATGACGACGATGACGACGACGAAGGGCAGGATGAGAAGGACAAGGTATTGAAGTCCAGGATGGTCGAGGTCCCTGTCGGCGAGTTCCGTGGGCGCAAAGTGTCCGTGTGGGACCTTCTCCACTCCAAGTACTTCccagagaagaaaaggaaagaggtCCTGAAGCTGTACCGGATCGGGATCCTCTCGGCTGACCAAATGGAAAAGGTGGTCACGGGCATCGTCACCAGAGTAGGGGAGGAGAAGTCGGGCGAGGGTCGGCGTGCCAGCATCTCCAGCCAAGGGGCAGGAGCCCCCAGCGAGGGTAGGAGCGCTGGCTTCCCCCAAGACAGCCCCTCAGACAGGACGGTGGAGGTGCTCACCTTCGAGTTCCCCCTCGGGGAGTTCCAAGGCCGGAGGATCTCCATGTGGGACCTGCTCTTCTCCACGTACATCTCGGAGGCCAAAAGACAGGACCTTCTGGTGAGATACATCACAGGAGCCCTCAGCAGCCAGGAGATGGTCAGCATCCTCTCTGCCCTCGTCGTCGAGGCGCACAGGCAGAGAAGCTCCTCCAGCATCCCACACCTCTTTGGCCTCCTGCACCCTGAGGCCTCCTACATGATGTTTGGGCCGTCCCAGGCCCAGTCGGGGTCTGTGCACGACCTGCTGCAGTCGCACGAACAAGAAGCGCCCAAAGCCGGGAGGGTGACCTACAGCGAGATCACCATGACCACCACCGTTGTGCATGGGCCTGAGCAGAAGCAGGAGTAG